AAGAATATCAATCTATGCCGAAAATCAGCAGATAGATGCTGCCGGATATGAAAATAGAATCATAGTAGGAGGATCTGCGGATTCTGCTGGAACTGATAACAAAGGACCGTCAATTTCGCTCTTTATGAATGATTTTAGTTTTGTAAATGGAGGGATGACTACTGCAAATCCTGTGTTTTTGGCAACTCTATATGATGAAAATGGCATCAATACAGCCGGTTCCGGTATTGGCAGGGAGATTATTGCAACTTTAGACAAAGGAACCCAGCAAGAAAGAAGTATTGTGCTCAACGAATTTTTTCAGACTAAAGTTGATAGCTATCAAGAAGGAGAATTGAAGTATCATTTGGCAAATCTACCTGCCGGTAAGCACACAATCACTCTGAAAGCTTGGGATGTTTATAATAACTCTGCAGAAGCCACACTTGAATTTATTGTTGACAAAGATGAGGACATAGTGTTGAGCAATATTTTGAATTATCCTAATCCTTTTAGCACACACACAAATTTCCATTTTGACCATAACAAGCCGGGACAAGATTTAACTGTTCAAATTCAAATAATGACCATTAGTGGTAGGGTAGTTAAGAATTTCTATTCTGAAATAATCGGTGCTGAGTCGCATATCCAAATATTTGATTGGGATGCCAGAGATGAGTATGGAGATAAACTCGCTAAGGGTGTTTATATTTATAGGCTTCGAGTAAAATCAGGAGATGGAAAATGGGTTGAGAAATTTGAAAAGTTAATGCTGCTAAATTAAATCTGACTTTGAAATTATTTTAAATAAATTTGCCCCCTCAATATTTAATATTTATCAGAAACGAATGTTAATCAATAAAAAGAATAGTATAGGTTTCATAGTTCTATTTACGTTTACTCTTTGTAATTCAATTGTTCATGGACAAGTAACCAAAAATCAATTAGCCGGTCAACAAAACGTAATCACAACCGCAGTACCTTTCTTAACTATTACACCCGATAGCCGTTCAGGTGCAATGGGAGATGCAGGCGTTGCAATCAGTCCTGACGCGAATTCAATCCATTGGAACGCATCGAAATTGGCTTTTGTTGAAAAACCTATTGGTTTTGGTATATCCTATGCTCCTTGGCTTAGACATATAGTTCCTGACGTGCAACTTTCATACTTATCAGGTTTTTCGAGGATTAATCAAAATAGTACTGTTGGAGGCTCTTTCAGATACTTTTCCTTAGGTAATATTAATTTTACAGATATTACGGGTAATCCAATGGGTAGTTTTGAACCCAATGAGTTTGCTATTGATGGTTTCTATGCCACAAAATTGTCAGATAAAATGTCATTGGCGGTAACGCTGAGGTTTATATATTCAAATTTAGTAGGTACAAGAACCGGAAGTGGAACATCTGCAAGCCCTGGAATTGCCGGCTCCGGTGATGTTTCTTGGTATTATAAAGATAAACTTAAAAAATCCAAAACACCGACAGAATACGCTTTTGGGGTAGCAATTACTAACTTGGGTTCCAAAATTACTTATACCAATGCACAAGAAGCTGACTTTATCCCAATGAATTTAAGACTTGGTACAGCATGGACATTTAATATTGACGAGTTTAACTCATTTATGGCAACTTGTGATTTTAATAAATTGTTAGTGCCGACCCCAAATTACAGAAGCCCCACTAATCCGGATTCAATCATAGGAAGAGATCCGAGAGTGCCAGTTTTGCAAGGCGCTTTTCAATCATTTTTTGATGCACCCGGTGGATTTAAAGAGGAATTAAATGAGATTACTATCAGCTTAGGTGCAGAGTATTGGTATGCAAAGACTTTTGCATTACGAATGGGATATTTTCATGAAGCAAATACAAAAGGACAGAGAAAATACATTTCATTTGGAATGGGTTTGCGATATAATGTGATTGGAATCGATGCTGCTTATTTGGCTCCATTTCAACGTTCTCATCCGTTGCAGAACCAGTTACGATTTTCTTTGCTTCTTGATATGGAAGCGTTCTCTAAAGGAGCAAATGCGAAGACCTCCAAATAAGAAATATACAATTAAATAATATACATTAATAAAAGAATTATATTTGCCACGCAAAAAATAAACACAATGAAAAAGAGTATTTTTTACCTAATCCTTTCTGTAATTGTCATGTCAGTTACCTTTTCAGGTTGTAAGTATGAGGATGGACCCTTCATGTCGCTAAGACATAAAGCTGATAGATTTACCAATGTATGGAAATTCACAAAGGTTACACTTGATGGAACTGAGATTACCGATCAGTACAATAGAACAAACTTTATGATAACTTTTGAAGTATTACGTGATGGTGGATTTGGTTTTAATTATAGGGATAAAGATGGTAAAATCTTAGATAGAACCGGAATGAATTCAATCTATGAAGATGCATCAAAAGAAATAGGTGCTGAAAAAACACCATTTGTTTATCAAGGTTCAGGTCATTGGACGTTTGTGAATAATCTTAAGTCTGTGCAAATGAAGTATGAATTGTCATTCAAAGACGAGAGTGACATTCCGGTATATGACATTAAAGAATTAAGAAACTCTAAAATGAAACTTACAGGTAAAGACCCCGACTCAGGCAAAGAAATCGAGTTGGAGTTTGAGTCCCTTTAAAAAGAAACAAAACGAAAGCCTCAAAATTCCCTTGAGGCTTTTTTATTTAACATTGAATGGAAAGAGATAAATCTTTAGTATATAATACGGAACTTAAAAATATGACTATCTCTGAGTATGGTCGTATTGTGCATGATTATGTTGATTTAATATGCAATGAACCGGATAGGTCTAAACGAACTAGAATGGCAAACGGGCTAATACTGGTAATGGAAAATCTAAATCCACAAGTAAAAGACCAAGAAGATTACAAGCATAAATTATGGGATCATTTGCATATTATTTCTAATTATAAACTTGATGTAGATAGTCCTTTCCCTGCTCCAAGCCAGGAGAGTTATTCAATGCACCCGGACCCCATTTCTTACCCCACTATGCCTATTAGATTTAGGTTCTATGGGCGAAATTTGCAATACATGGTTGCAAAAGCAGCAGAAGTACAAGACGCAGCAATACAAAGAGATTTCTTAGGTATTTTAGCATCCTTTATGAAAAATTCCTCGCGAAATTGGAATAATGAAGATTTGACAAATGAAATGATTACAAACCATTTGAAAACAATGTCAGGAGGGAAGATCGATACAGACTTTGATACACTTGAAATAAGAACCGATAATTCATTTGTAAAGAGAAATAATGGATTTAAACCGAATCAGAACAGAGGATTTTCGAAAAAGAATAAAAACAAACGCAACAGAAGTCGATATAGATAATGGGAATATTTAAAATAACAGGAGGAAAGAAGTTAAAGGGAGAAATTCAACCTCAAGGGGCTAAGAATGAAGCTTTGCAAATTCTTTGTGCTGTTTTACTGACCAAAGAAGAAGTTATAATTGATAATATTCCACAGATTCGAGATGTGATTAAGTTGATTGAATTGTTGGAATTGTTGGGTGTCAAAGTGAAACAAATTTCAACACACAAATACTCATTCAAAGCAGATAAGGTTGACATTGATTTTCTGTCAAGTCAGGAATTCAAAAAACTGGGTGCTGCTTTGAGAGGTTCCATCATGATAGTAGGTCCTTTGTTAGGAAGGTATGGCAAAGGTTATATTCCTTCTCCCGGAGGTGATAAAATCGGCAGACGTAGATTAGATACACATTTTGTCGGGCTTCAAGGGTTAGGAGGTAAATTTGAATATGACAAAGAGAATAATTTCTATAAAATAACATCTAAAGGCAGGCTCAAGGGCACTTATCTGCATTTGGATGAAGCCTCTGTTACCGGTACTGCCAACATTGTGATGGCAGCAGCTCTTGCAAAAGGAGAAACAACTATTTATAATGCGGCATGCGAACCCTATATTCAACAACTTTGTTTGCTTATTAACAATATGGGAGGTAAGATTTCCGGCATCGGTTCCAACAAATTAATCATACAAGGAGTAGAAAAGCTCAGTGGCGCAAAACATAAGATTTTACCTGATATGATTGAAATTGGTAGTTTCATTGGTTTGGCTGCAATGACTGAATCTGAAATTACCATCAAAAATTGTAGAATTGACCAGTTGGGAATTATACCTGATACATTTAAGAGGCTGGGCGTAAAAATGGAGTTTAGAGGTGATGATATTTTTATTCCAAGACAGAAGCATTATGAGATTGACACTTTTATTGATGGCTCAATCTTGACCATTGCTGATGCAATATGGCCCGGATTTACACCTGACTTAATTTCAATTGCGCTTGTTACGGCAATTCAGGCTAAAGGTAATGTGTTGATTCACCAAAAAATGTTTGAAAGCAGGTTGTTTTTTGTAGATAATCTAATTGATATGGGGGCTCAAATCATTCTTTGTGATCCACATAGAGCCACCGTAATGGGCTTAGATAGAAGAGTAAAGTTAAGAGGCATTACAATGACTTCGCCCGATATTAGAGCCGGTGTTGCTTTATTAATTGCTGCAATGGCTGCTGATGGTGTAAGTTATATTAAAAATATAGAACAGATTGACAGAGGGTATCAGTTTATAGATACAAGATTGAATGCAATCGGTGCCAAAATCGAAAGGATAGACTAAGTGAAACACTTGCTTGCGTGTCATATTGTCAGCAATACATGCATGGCAATAACTTTGATAGGGTGTAAGCTATATTTCATTTAATAAAATCATGACAAAATCAGACAAGCATCATAAAGAGCACAAGGAAGAAGTAGTAGAACAAACTGAAGAGGTTGCTGCAGAAAGTTCTGAAAAGCAACTTCAGGATGAATTAGCTAAAATCAAAGAACAGCTTAAAGAACAAGAAGATAAGTATCTGCGACTCTATGCCGAGTTTGATAATTTTAGAAGACGCAATGCGAAGGAAAGATTAGAATTAATTCAAAATGCATCTGAAGACACTTTGTTGGCTTTGCTACCTGTCTTAGATGATTTTGATAGATCGTTAAAAGCCTCCAATGAAAATATGGAAGGACTAAAGGAAGGTATAGAGCTAGTTTATCGCAAGTTTAATACTACGTTAGAGTCTATTGGTTTAAAAAAGATGGACTCTTTAGGTAAGGAGTTTAACCATGATTTTCAAGAAGCAATCACACAACTACCTGTAGAAAATAAAAAAATGAAAGGGAAAGTAATTGATGTAATTCAAGAGGGTTATAGTCTAAATGACAAAATCATTCGTTTTGCAAAGGTTGTAATTGGTGCATAAGAAAAATGGCAACAAAAAGAGATTATTATGATGTATTAGGGGTTTCTAAATCTGCCGGTGCGGATGAAATTAAAAAAGCATACCGCAAACTAGCTATTAAGTATCACCCTGACAAGAATCCTGATGACAAAGAAGCTGAGGCTAAATTTAAAGAAGCCGCTGAAGCGTATGAGGTGCTTAGTAATGCAGAGAAAAGACAACGCTATGACCAATTTGGACATCAAGGCGTGGGAGGTGCCGGTGGATTTTCCGGGCATGGCATGAGTATGGATGACATTTTCTCTCAATTTGGCGATGTATTCGGAGACTCTTTTGGCAGTTTCTTTGGTGGAGGAGGTGGTAGAGGCGGCAGAACCAGACATGTTACCGGCTCTAATATTAGAATTAAACTCAAAGTTACGCTTGAAGAAATTAAGAAAGGGGTTGACAAAAAAATTAAATATAAGAAATGGGTTGTTGCAGCTGGTCTCAATTTTAAACAGTGTTCAACTTGCCATGGTCGAGGTTCGGTAACCAGAGTAACCAATACGTTTCTTGGTCAAATGCAAACAAGTTCTACTTGTCCTACTTGTGGAGGAACCGGTCAAGTTGTTGGCGAAATTCCCAAAGGTGCTAACTCGCAAGGGCTTATTCATGAAAGTACAGAAACTACGCTTAGGATTCCCGCAGGTGTGATGGATGGTATGCAGTTGTCTGTTAATGGCAAGGGCAATGAAGTTGCGGGAGGGTATCCGGGTGATCTAATTATTGCAATTGAAGAAGTGCCCCATGAGTTTTTAGTTAGAGAAGAAAACAATGTGTTGTATGACTTACATATTAGTATTCCTGAAGCAGTCTTAGGTTGTACAGCAGAAGTTCCTACGATTGAAGGGAAAGCCCGTATTAATATTGAGCAGGGTACTCAAAGCGGTAAGATTCTTAAACTGAGAGGAAAGGGGTTGCCTGATATAAATGGATACAATACAGGTGATGAATTGATTAGAGTCAATGTGTTTATTCCGTCTAAGATTAGTAAGGAAGAGGAAGCACTGATGAAAAAACTGGCTGAGTCGCAGAGTTTTACACCTGACTCTGCTGATAAAAAAGGAAAGTCATCCTTTTTTAACAGAATATTTAATTAACTGTTGACTTGCTTAAAATGAAACCAAATGTGTATTTTAGTAGCGCAATTTAACGGCAAAGTAAGTTTGTTAGGTGTGCTTACTTACGTGCAG
The sequence above is drawn from the Bacteroidia bacterium genome and encodes:
- a CDS encoding nucleotide exchange factor GrpE: MTKSDKHHKEHKEEVVEQTEEVAAESSEKQLQDELAKIKEQLKEQEDKYLRLYAEFDNFRRRNAKERLELIQNASEDTLLALLPVLDDFDRSLKASNENMEGLKEGIELVYRKFNTTLESIGLKKMDSLGKEFNHDFQEAITQLPVENKKMKGKVIDVIQEGYSLNDKIIRFAKVVIGA
- a CDS encoding DUF4290 domain-containing protein, whose amino-acid sequence is MERDKSLVYNTELKNMTISEYGRIVHDYVDLICNEPDRSKRTRMANGLILVMENLNPQVKDQEDYKHKLWDHLHIISNYKLDVDSPFPAPSQESYSMHPDPISYPTMPIRFRFYGRNLQYMVAKAAEVQDAAIQRDFLGILASFMKNSSRNWNNEDLTNEMITNHLKTMSGGKIDTDFDTLEIRTDNSFVKRNNGFKPNQNRGFSKKNKNKRNRSRYR
- the dnaJ gene encoding molecular chaperone DnaJ → MATKRDYYDVLGVSKSAGADEIKKAYRKLAIKYHPDKNPDDKEAEAKFKEAAEAYEVLSNAEKRQRYDQFGHQGVGGAGGFSGHGMSMDDIFSQFGDVFGDSFGSFFGGGGGRGGRTRHVTGSNIRIKLKVTLEEIKKGVDKKIKYKKWVVAAGLNFKQCSTCHGRGSVTRVTNTFLGQMQTSSTCPTCGGTGQVVGEIPKGANSQGLIHESTETTLRIPAGVMDGMQLSVNGKGNEVAGGYPGDLIIAIEEVPHEFLVREENNVLYDLHISIPEAVLGCTAEVPTIEGKARINIEQGTQSGKILKLRGKGLPDINGYNTGDELIRVNVFIPSKISKEEEALMKKLAESQSFTPDSADKKGKSSFFNRIFN
- the porV gene encoding type IX secretion system outer membrane channel protein PorV; its protein translation is MLINKKNSIGFIVLFTFTLCNSIVHGQVTKNQLAGQQNVITTAVPFLTITPDSRSGAMGDAGVAISPDANSIHWNASKLAFVEKPIGFGISYAPWLRHIVPDVQLSYLSGFSRINQNSTVGGSFRYFSLGNINFTDITGNPMGSFEPNEFAIDGFYATKLSDKMSLAVTLRFIYSNLVGTRTGSGTSASPGIAGSGDVSWYYKDKLKKSKTPTEYAFGVAITNLGSKITYTNAQEADFIPMNLRLGTAWTFNIDEFNSFMATCDFNKLLVPTPNYRSPTNPDSIIGRDPRVPVLQGAFQSFFDAPGGFKEELNEITISLGAEYWYAKTFALRMGYFHEANTKGQRKYISFGMGLRYNVIGIDAAYLAPFQRSHPLQNQLRFSLLLDMEAFSKGANAKTSK
- the murA gene encoding UDP-N-acetylglucosamine 1-carboxyvinyltransferase; the encoded protein is MGIFKITGGKKLKGEIQPQGAKNEALQILCAVLLTKEEVIIDNIPQIRDVIKLIELLELLGVKVKQISTHKYSFKADKVDIDFLSSQEFKKLGAALRGSIMIVGPLLGRYGKGYIPSPGGDKIGRRRLDTHFVGLQGLGGKFEYDKENNFYKITSKGRLKGTYLHLDEASVTGTANIVMAAALAKGETTIYNAACEPYIQQLCLLINNMGGKISGIGSNKLIIQGVEKLSGAKHKILPDMIEIGSFIGLAAMTESEITIKNCRIDQLGIIPDTFKRLGVKMEFRGDDIFIPRQKHYEIDTFIDGSILTIADAIWPGFTPDLISIALVTAIQAKGNVLIHQKMFESRLFFVDNLIDMGAQIILCDPHRATVMGLDRRVKLRGITMTSPDIRAGVALLIAAMAADGVSYIKNIEQIDRGYQFIDTRLNAIGAKIERID